In Thalassotalea fonticola, a single genomic region encodes these proteins:
- a CDS encoding TonB-dependent receptor, translated as MNFHTTLKASKSILASAITLALLPTSVFAETDANTELEQDFEIIQVVGDFREQNLQKTASSLSVVNSDDIALRNAQNLEEIVLATPNVNFSSGSSRARYYQIRGIGERSQFKEPINPSVGVIIDEVDFTGIGSAASLFDVKQVEIFRGPQGTKFGANAMAGVINITTFDPAQEFEGSVKAMVGNYNSSSLGLMLSGPASDKLGYRVAVEQFQSDGFIENTYLDKEDTNNKDELTIRTKLKYKASEHLTIDMSVFYLDFDNGYDAFSLDNNRDTLSDQPGFDTQETIATSIKATYSGLNTVDVVSIFSYADSELDYGYDEDWSNADLCVENECPWGDYSSTDYYFRDKASSTQEIRLVSKPDHQIFANTTSWVAGVYHKNESEDLIREYTYGGLESEFDADTIAGFVQLDSKVANNLTLTTGIRVEDRNADYSNSEGVNFEPSDTMVGGKVVLAYQATADSLVYGSVNRGFKAGGVNSSGTLSADNREFEPEYVMNYELGLKQNYLDGDAYARFSLFYMDRDDMQISSYTEVFREDGSTEFVSYLVNASSGTNQGLEIDGAWNINDNFELYGSLGLLDSEYTNYIHTDSDGNETDYSGEEQAHSPQYQFNFGVNYFLNDNFLFNVSVDGKDEFYFSDSHREKSEAIELLNSSVTYFQDTWQVKLWGRNITDEDYQSRGFYFGNDPRDSYTAKGYYQLAAPAEFGITVDYQF; from the coding sequence ATGAACTTTCACACTACACTTAAAGCCAGTAAATCAATTTTAGCTTCGGCTATAACTTTGGCTTTACTTCCGACCAGCGTTTTTGCTGAAACTGATGCTAATACCGAATTAGAACAAGACTTTGAAATTATTCAAGTAGTCGGTGACTTTCGAGAGCAAAACCTGCAAAAAACTGCATCATCTTTATCCGTAGTGAATAGTGATGATATTGCCCTACGTAACGCACAAAACCTAGAAGAAATAGTGTTAGCTACACCAAATGTTAACTTTTCCAGTGGCTCTAGTCGCGCTCGCTATTACCAAATACGTGGAATAGGTGAGCGAAGTCAATTTAAAGAGCCAATTAACCCGTCAGTAGGTGTTATTATTGATGAAGTAGATTTCACCGGTATTGGCAGTGCGGCATCGTTATTTGACGTAAAACAAGTTGAAATATTTAGAGGTCCGCAAGGCACAAAATTTGGTGCTAATGCTATGGCTGGCGTAATTAATATTACTACCTTCGATCCTGCTCAAGAGTTTGAAGGCTCAGTGAAAGCTATGGTTGGTAACTATAATTCATCATCATTAGGACTGATGTTGTCAGGACCAGCAAGTGACAAGCTTGGCTACCGAGTAGCCGTTGAGCAATTTCAGAGTGATGGTTTTATTGAAAATACCTACTTAGATAAAGAAGATACCAATAACAAAGATGAGTTAACGATTAGAACCAAATTAAAATACAAAGCCTCAGAACACCTAACAATTGATATGTCAGTGTTTTATTTAGACTTTGACAATGGTTATGACGCTTTCTCATTAGATAATAACCGTGACACGTTATCCGATCAGCCTGGTTTTGATACGCAAGAAACCATTGCAACAAGTATTAAAGCAACTTATAGCGGACTAAACACTGTTGATGTGGTTTCAATTTTCAGTTACGCCGATTCTGAACTTGATTACGGCTATGATGAAGATTGGAGTAATGCTGATTTATGCGTAGAAAATGAATGTCCGTGGGGAGATTATTCTTCAACAGATTATTATTTTAGAGATAAAGCGTCTTCAACCCAAGAGATCAGATTAGTTTCTAAGCCCGATCACCAAATATTTGCTAACACCACTTCATGGGTTGCTGGTGTTTACCATAAAAATGAAAGCGAAGACTTAATACGTGAATATACTTATGGAGGCTTAGAATCTGAATTTGACGCTGATACTATTGCAGGTTTTGTGCAATTAGACAGTAAAGTTGCTAATAACTTAACCTTAACAACCGGTATTCGTGTTGAAGACCGCAATGCAGATTACAGTAATTCAGAAGGAGTAAATTTTGAGCCATCTGACACTATGGTTGGTGGTAAAGTTGTTTTAGCCTATCAAGCAACGGCTGATAGCTTAGTTTATGGTTCAGTTAATCGTGGTTTTAAGGCCGGAGGAGTCAATTCAAGTGGCACTTTGAGTGCTGATAACCGTGAATTTGAACCTGAATATGTAATGAACTACGAATTAGGTTTAAAGCAAAACTATTTAGACGGTGATGCATATGCTCGTTTTTCCTTGTTTTATATGGACAGAGATGACATGCAAATCAGTTCATATACTGAAGTTTTCCGTGAAGATGGGTCTACAGAGTTTGTTAGTTATCTAGTGAATGCTTCATCTGGTACAAACCAAGGTTTAGAAATTGATGGAGCATGGAATATCAATGATAATTTCGAGCTGTATGGATCTTTAGGCTTACTTGATAGTGAGTATACGAATTATATACACACAGATTCAGATGGAAATGAAACTGATTATTCTGGAGAAGAGCAAGCTCATTCCCCTCAATACCAATTTAATTTTGGCGTAAATTACTTTCTAAACGATAATTTCTTATTTAATGTTAGTGTTGATGGCAAGGATGAGTTTTATTTCTCAGATTCTCATCGTGAAAAATCAGAAGCCATAGAATTATTAAATTCATCGGTCACTTATTTTCAAGATACCTGGCAAGTTAAACTGTGGGGACGTAACATTACTGATGAAGATTATCAAAGCCGCGGCTTTTATTTTGGTAATGATCCGCGCGATAGCTATACTGCCAAAGGGTATTATCAATTAGCTGCACCCGCTGAATTCGGTATAACAGTAGATTATCAATTTTAA
- the hinT gene encoding purine nucleoside phosphoramidase, protein MSEETIFSKIIRQEIPTPLLYQDDLVTAFRDISPKAPSHILIIPNKLIPTVNDVTEDDELTLGRMFTVARKLAMEEGISEDGYRLLVNCNNHGGQEVYHIHMHLVGGKRLGPMLAG, encoded by the coding sequence ATGAGTGAAGAAACTATATTTTCAAAAATTATCCGCCAGGAAATTCCAACACCTTTACTGTATCAAGATGATTTAGTTACCGCTTTTCGAGATATATCGCCAAAAGCACCGAGTCATATTTTAATTATTCCTAATAAACTTATACCTACGGTTAATGATGTAACTGAAGATGATGAATTAACGCTGGGTCGTATGTTCACCGTAGCTAGAAAATTAGCAATGGAAGAGGGCATTAGCGAAGATGGTTATCGGTTACTGGTTAATTGTAATAACCATGGCGGCCAAGAGGTTTATCATATTCATATGCATTTAGTTGGCGGTAAACGTTTAGGTCCGATGTTAGCAGGGTAG
- a CDS encoding DUF4136 domain-containing protein, which translates to MKFSCFKFAALLLLLSGCATSYNPDIDYNPEYNFAQLQTFVVLDDFEANQQASKKLNRNLSSLDNDRLIKAISNTLKQKGMAEVDKADADMQVRFQLVTKDKTQLRTYNTGFYQCWRCRGFYSYPHHTGTQVEIKDYVEGTIIIDFVDPAEGKSVWRSVVSKAIKKTKIPVEEKQAKIQELVNAMLASFKAPIVAQ; encoded by the coding sequence ATGAAATTTTCATGTTTTAAGTTCGCGGCTTTATTATTGTTACTATCTGGCTGTGCTACATCGTATAATCCTGATATTGATTACAATCCAGAATATAACTTTGCACAGTTACAAACATTTGTTGTGTTAGATGACTTTGAAGCAAATCAACAGGCGTCAAAAAAACTTAACCGAAACTTGAGCAGTTTAGACAACGATCGTTTGATTAAAGCTATTAGCAATACGCTAAAACAAAAAGGCATGGCTGAAGTAGATAAAGCTGATGCAGACATGCAAGTACGCTTTCAATTAGTCACTAAAGATAAAACTCAATTAAGAACTTACAATACTGGCTTCTACCAATGTTGGCGTTGTAGAGGTTTTTATAGCTATCCGCATCATACTGGAACGCAAGTTGAAATAAAGGATTATGTGGAAGGCACGATTATTATAGATTTTGTTGACCCTGCAGAAGGGAAATCAGTTTGGCGTTCAGTAGTGTCTAAAGCGATTAAGAAAACCAAAATACCTGTTGAAGAAAAACAAGCTAAAATCCAAGAGTTGGTTAATGCCATGTTAGCAAGCTTTAAAGCGCCAATTGTGGCCCAGTAA
- the pgsA gene encoding CDP-diacylglycerol--glycerol-3-phosphate 3-phosphatidyltransferase: protein MWTIPNQITLFRIILIPVFVVVFYMHDMMPETFSKNWSNFASFAVFWVASISDALDGYLARKLKQSSNFGAFIDPVADKLMVTIALVLIVSEYRNLWVTVPALIMVAREIIISALREFMADLGKRGNVAVSELGKWKTAAQMLALMGLIWNPNYPIPLGLFDLPAIVINYAAWGFYFFATVFAFVSMFQYLKAAWPEFSKK from the coding sequence ATGTGGACAATACCTAATCAAATAACACTTTTCCGGATTATTTTAATCCCTGTTTTTGTCGTTGTGTTTTACATGCACGACATGATGCCTGAAACATTTTCAAAAAATTGGTCAAATTTTGCCTCGTTCGCAGTATTCTGGGTGGCTTCTATCAGCGATGCATTAGATGGATACCTTGCTAGAAAATTAAAACAGTCTAGTAACTTTGGTGCATTTATAGACCCTGTCGCTGATAAACTTATGGTTACTATCGCCTTGGTATTAATAGTTTCTGAATACCGTAACCTTTGGGTTACCGTTCCGGCATTAATCATGGTTGCTCGTGAAATTATAATTTCAGCGCTACGAGAATTTATGGCTGATTTAGGTAAGCGCGGTAATGTTGCTGTATCTGAATTAGGTAAGTGGAAAACAGCAGCGCAAATGTTGGCATTAATGGGCTTAATTTGGAATCCTAATTATCCAATTCCTTTAGGCTTGTTCGATTTACCTGCAATTGTGATTAATTATGCAGCATGGGGGTTTTACTTTTTTGCCACTGTTTTTGCCTTTGTTTCAATGTTTCAATATCTTAAAGCAGCTTGGCCAGAATTTTCAAAAAAATAA
- the uvrC gene encoding excinuclease ABC subunit UvrC: MTEQSNDFDYKAFLSSVTEQSGVYRMYDGEQTIIYVGKAKDLKSRLSSYFRKDVGSVKTRALVSHIKAIDVTVTHTEGEALILENNYIKKYQPKYNVLLRDDKSYPYLLISSHKHPKLGSHRGGKRTKGEYFGPFPTAGAVWESLRLMQKLFPIRQCEDSYYRARSRPCLQYQLKRCSAPCVGKISDADYQQQVSLARLFLQGKNEQVISSLVSNMEVSSEQLDFENAARYRDQIATLRKVQQQQFVSGTTAELDVIGFHRLKNQACLHLLFIRDQKILGSKSFFPNIPANTSDEEVVEAFISQHYLGEGVDQANIAKEIILPLAFESQKEIAVLLTKQAERDVKLSVNVRSERSRYLKLATTNAENALNVKNSHKESMQARFRDLNNEFELSKPIERLECFDISHTMGQQTIASCVVFNTDGPLKSDYRRYNVHGITPGDDYAAMSFALNKRYSKVTDEDKLPDIVFIDGGKGQLARAETFFADLNITKPPMLIGVAKGESRKPGLETLIMAGSHQLISLPATSPALHLVQHIRDESHRFAIAGHRAKRGKAATKSTLEEIPGIGMKKRQALLKYLGGLQEVKKATVDELMKVPGISKDLATNIFNSLHDN; the protein is encoded by the coding sequence ATGACAGAGCAAAGTAATGACTTTGACTATAAAGCTTTCTTATCTTCGGTAACTGAGCAAAGCGGTGTATACCGTATGTATGATGGTGAACAAACTATCATTTATGTAGGTAAAGCAAAAGATCTAAAAAGTCGACTGAGTAGTTATTTTCGAAAAGATGTTGGCAGTGTTAAAACTAGGGCCTTAGTGAGTCATATAAAAGCTATAGATGTCACTGTAACTCATACTGAGGGCGAAGCCCTTATTTTAGAAAATAACTACATTAAGAAATACCAGCCTAAATATAATGTTCTGTTAAGAGATGATAAATCTTACCCGTATCTATTAATTAGTTCCCATAAGCACCCTAAATTAGGCTCTCATCGTGGCGGTAAACGTACTAAAGGCGAATACTTTGGCCCATTCCCTACAGCAGGTGCTGTATGGGAAAGTCTTAGGTTAATGCAAAAACTTTTTCCAATTAGACAATGTGAAGATAGTTACTACCGGGCCCGTTCAAGACCATGTTTGCAATATCAACTTAAGCGCTGCTCAGCCCCTTGTGTAGGAAAAATATCCGATGCAGACTATCAACAACAAGTAAGCTTGGCTCGATTATTTTTACAAGGTAAAAATGAACAAGTGATTTCCTCCCTTGTTAGTAATATGGAAGTTTCAAGTGAGCAATTGGATTTTGAAAATGCTGCCCGATATAGAGATCAAATTGCTACGTTAAGAAAAGTTCAACAACAGCAATTTGTTAGTGGTACAACCGCAGAGTTAGATGTGATTGGTTTCCATCGTTTGAAGAATCAAGCCTGTTTGCATTTGTTGTTTATCCGCGATCAAAAAATTCTGGGAAGTAAAAGTTTTTTCCCTAACATTCCAGCCAATACCAGTGATGAAGAAGTTGTAGAAGCATTTATAAGTCAACACTATTTAGGCGAAGGCGTTGACCAAGCTAATATTGCCAAAGAAATCATTCTGCCGCTTGCTTTTGAATCTCAAAAAGAAATTGCAGTGTTATTAACAAAACAAGCAGAGCGTGACGTTAAACTTTCAGTAAACGTTCGTTCAGAGCGTTCTCGCTATTTAAAATTGGCGACGACCAATGCCGAAAATGCCTTAAATGTAAAAAATAGCCATAAAGAATCGATGCAAGCGCGTTTTAGAGATTTAAATAATGAATTTGAGTTATCCAAGCCAATAGAGCGGCTTGAGTGTTTTGATATAAGCCATACCATGGGACAACAAACTATTGCCTCTTGTGTTGTGTTTAATACTGATGGGCCGTTAAAAAGCGACTACAGGCGTTATAACGTGCATGGTATTACTCCTGGTGATGATTATGCGGCAATGTCTTTTGCCCTGAACAAACGTTATAGTAAAGTTACTGACGAAGATAAGCTGCCAGATATCGTGTTTATTGATGGTGGTAAAGGTCAATTAGCAAGAGCGGAAACATTTTTTGCCGATTTAAATATAACAAAACCGCCTATGCTTATTGGTGTAGCAAAAGGCGAATCTAGAAAACCAGGGTTAGAAACCCTAATCATGGCAGGCTCGCATCAACTTATTTCTTTGCCAGCTACTTCTCCTGCATTACATTTAGTACAGCATATCAGAGATGAATCACATCGTTTTGCTATAGCCGGCCACAGAGCAAAAAGAGGAAAGGCTGCTACTAAATCAACGTTGGAAGAAATTCCAGGTATTGGCATGAAAAAGCGCCAAGCGCTGCTTAAATATTTAGGCGGATTACAAGAAGTTAAAAAAGCGACGGTAGATGAGTTGATGAAAGTACCAGGTATAAGTAAAGATTTAGCGACAAATATTTTCAATAGCTTACATGACAATTAA
- the uvrY gene encoding UvrY/SirA/GacA family response regulator transcription factor: MIKVLLVDDHDLVRMGIRRLLEDASGIEVVSEVSTGEEAVQYCRANVPDVVLMDVNMPGIGGLEATKKIIRYNPDIKVLILTVHIEDPFPTKVMQIGASGFLTKNTPPQEMIQAIKAVKSGQRYITPGIAQKMALSQFNKPDESPFSSLSERELQIMMMITRGEKVVDISDQLSLSSKTINSYRYRMFDKLSVSNDVELTHLAIRYGMLNTEML, encoded by the coding sequence GTGATCAAAGTATTGTTGGTAGATGATCATGATCTAGTTAGAATGGGGATCAGACGTTTACTTGAAGATGCTTCAGGTATTGAAGTTGTTAGTGAAGTATCTACCGGTGAAGAAGCCGTGCAGTACTGCCGTGCTAATGTTCCCGACGTTGTGCTTATGGATGTTAATATGCCTGGAATAGGGGGCTTAGAAGCAACTAAGAAAATCATCCGCTATAACCCTGACATTAAAGTATTAATTTTAACTGTTCATATTGAAGATCCTTTCCCAACGAAAGTAATGCAAATAGGCGCTTCTGGTTTTTTAACTAAGAATACACCACCGCAGGAGATGATTCAGGCGATTAAAGCGGTTAAAAGCGGTCAACGTTACATTACCCCCGGAATTGCCCAGAAAATGGCATTGAGTCAATTTAATAAACCTGATGAAAGCCCGTTTTCTTCTTTATCTGAGCGTGAATTACAAATTATGATGATGATCACTCGTGGTGAAAAAGTGGTTGATATATCAGATCAATTAAGTTTAAGCAGTAAAACCATAAACAGTTATCGTTATCGTATGTTCGATAAACTTTCGGTGAGTAACGATGTTGAGCTTACTCACTTAGCAATTCGTTATGGCATGCTTAATACAGAAATGTTGTAG